Proteins encoded together in one Myxococcales bacterium window:
- a CDS encoding sigma-70 family RNA polymerase sigma factor, producing the protein MGHDLALTAFRAIYDANVDYVHATLRRLGVSSAEVEDVAHDVFVAVHRHLHEYDPTRPMRPWLFGFAYRMARDHRRLARHKNEVASPPEIDPRDDAPLPDEHLEGARARALCHKALDAMDFEKRAVLVMFDIDGLTAQEIADHLGIPLNTAYSRIRLARGEFERHIRKLGEMP; encoded by the coding sequence ATGGGCCACGACCTCGCGCTCACGGCATTTCGAGCCATCTACGACGCGAACGTGGACTACGTGCACGCGACGTTGCGACGGCTCGGGGTCTCCTCGGCCGAGGTCGAGGACGTCGCCCACGACGTGTTCGTCGCCGTCCATCGCCACCTCCACGAGTACGACCCGACCCGCCCCATGCGCCCGTGGCTGTTCGGTTTCGCCTACCGCATGGCCCGAGACCATCGCCGCCTCGCACGCCACAAAAACGAGGTCGCGAGCCCCCCCGAGATCGACCCACGCGACGACGCGCCCCTCCCCGACGAGCACCTCGAAGGCGCCCGGGCGCGCGCGCTCTGCCACAAGGCCCTCGACGCGATGGACTTCGAGAAACGTGCCGTCTTGGTGATGTTCGACATCGACGGCCTCACGGCTCAAGAGATCGCCGACCACCTCGGGATCCCGCTCAACACGGCCTACTCGCGGATCCGCCTGGCGCGCGGCGAGTTCGAGAGGCACATTCGAAAGCTCGGAGAGATGCCGTGA
- a CDS encoding FAD-dependent oxidoreductase, with amino-acid sequence MSRASSEHPVVIVGAGIAGLACARALARGGVRATVLDKGKTPGGRASTRTFEHGTFDHGARRFDVRRATFGAYVHALESEGIVVPIESTNGAPTYRAAPTMGALARHMARELDVRSRAEVTRVRRDEHGFRLDVTRDGDGRETHAGRVLVVTAPPEQTRALLRGFALADEPRLASIGSEPCFALVVTFSRVRRAPTTLPSPFERAERELGSDRETWVFHTTREFARAHLERSPSEVEKELVPLAAAALGADEIPSFALVHRWRYARTHRKEETEALVDPDARLVVAGDYLGDGRIESAYESGLLAADHVLELLRSS; translated from the coding sequence GTGTCTCGCGCTTCTTCTGAGCACCCCGTCGTCATCGTCGGCGCGGGCATCGCGGGCCTCGCATGCGCTCGGGCCCTCGCGCGTGGTGGTGTGCGTGCGACGGTGCTCGACAAGGGAAAAACCCCGGGCGGGCGCGCTTCGACGCGCACCTTCGAGCATGGCACGTTCGACCACGGGGCACGGCGCTTCGACGTCCGGCGCGCCACGTTCGGCGCCTACGTGCACGCGCTCGAGTCCGAAGGGATCGTCGTGCCGATCGAGAGCACGAACGGCGCCCCCACCTACCGCGCGGCGCCTACCATGGGCGCCCTGGCCCGGCACATGGCGCGCGAGCTCGACGTGCGATCGCGCGCCGAGGTCACCCGCGTGCGCCGCGACGAGCATGGATTTCGCCTCGACGTCACCCGCGACGGCGACGGGCGCGAGACCCATGCGGGGCGCGTGCTCGTCGTGACGGCGCCTCCCGAGCAAACACGCGCTCTCCTCCGAGGCTTCGCGCTCGCCGACGAGCCTCGGCTCGCCTCGATCGGGTCCGAGCCGTGTTTCGCTCTGGTCGTCACGTTTTCGCGGGTGCGGCGAGCGCCCACGACCCTACCGAGCCCGTTCGAGCGGGCCGAGCGCGAGCTCGGGTCCGACCGCGAGACGTGGGTCTTCCATACGACGCGAGAGTTCGCACGCGCGCACCTCGAGCGATCCCCGAGCGAGGTCGAGAAAGAGCTCGTTCCCCTCGCCGCCGCGGCCCTCGGCGCCGACGAGATCCCGTCGTTCGCGCTCGTCCACAGGTGGCGCTACGCCCGCACGCACCGGAAAGAGGAGACGGAAGCTCTCGTCGATCCCGACGCGCGCCTGGTGGTCGCGGGCGACTACCTCGGCGACGGTCGCATCGAGAGCGCGTACGAGAGCGGGCTCCTGGCGGCCGACCACGTGCTCGAGCTCTTGCGATCGTCGTAG